Proteins encoded in a region of the Suricata suricatta isolate VVHF042 chromosome 10, meerkat_22Aug2017_6uvM2_HiC, whole genome shotgun sequence genome:
- the LOC115304674 gene encoding olfactory receptor 6C2-like gives MKNHTITTFILLGLTDDPQLQGLLLIFLFFTYLLSITGNLAIISLTLVSSHLKTPMYFFLQNFSFLEILFTSACIPRYLYNLSTGDKTITYCACAIQAFFTDLFGVTEFFLLGTMSYDRYVAICKPLHYTIIMNIRVCRRLILCCWMAGLVIILPPFSLSQNLEFCDSNVIDSFLCDVSPFLKISCSDTWVIEQMVIVCAVLTFITTLLCVVLSYIHIIKTVVRFPSAHQRKKAFSTCSSHMIVVSITYGSCIFLYVKPSAKESVAINKGVIMLITSIAPMLNPFIYTLRNNQVKQAFNDSIKRIALSSKK, from the coding sequence ATGAAAAACCATACAATAACAACCTTCATTCTCCTGGGACTAACAGATGATCCACAGCTTCAGGgtctacttttaattttcctattttttaccTACTTATTAAGTATAACTGGGAATCTGGCTATTATCTCACTTACATTAGTGTCTTCTCACCTTAAAACACCGATGTATTTTTTCctacaaaatttttctttcttagagatcTTATTCACATCAGCTTGTATTCCTAGATACTTATATAACCTATCAACAGGTGACAAGACTATCACCTACTGTGCCTGTGCCATTCAAGCATTTTTCACTGATCTTTTTGGAGTTACTGAATTTTTTCTCCTTGGTACCAtgtcctatgaccgctatgtggccatatGTAAACCCTTGCATTACACCATCATTATGAACATCAGGGTCTGTAGACGGCTCATCCTTTGCTGTTGGATGGCTGGCTTGGTAATCATACTCCCACCATTTAgcttgagccaaaatctggaATTCTGTGACTCAAATGTCATTGATAGCTTTCTCTGTGATGTATCCCCCTTTCTTAAGATTTCGTGCTCAGACACATGGGTCATTGAGCAGATGGTTATAGTCTGTGCTGTGCTGACCTTCATCACAACACTTCTTTGTGTGGTTCTCTCCTACATACACATAATCAAGACTGTTGTAAGATTCCCTTCTgcacaccaaaggaaaaaagCCTTTTCTACCTGTTCTTCCCATATGATTGTGGTTTCTATCACTTATGGCAGCTGTATCTTCCTCTATGTCAAACCTTCAGCGAAGGAATCAGTGGCCATAAATAAGGGTGTAATAATGTTAATTACTTCCATCGCTCCTATGTTGAACCCCTTTATTTATACTTTGAGAAACAACCAAGTAAAACAAGCTTTCAATGACTCAATCAAAAGGATTGCCTTATCTTccaagaaataa